The window CCTGTCGCCATGAAGCGGACGTTTTTCCCCGCCTCCAGCGTGCCGTTCATCACGCGCACATAGCAGATGACGCCCTTATAGTTGTCGTAGACGGAGTCGAAGATCAGCGCCTGCAGCGGAGCGCCGGCCTCGCCGGAGGGCGGCGGCACGTCGCGCACGATCCGTTCCAGCAGCTCGGGGATACCCTCGCCGGTCTTGGCGGAGACTGGAATCGCGTCGTCGGCGTTGATTCCGATGATCTCTTCCAGCTCGCGCTTCACCTGTTCGGGGTGGGCCGAAGGCAGGTCTATCTTGTTTAGTATCGGTACCAGCTCAAGGTCAAGGTCCGTGGCAAGGTAGCTGTTGGCCACCGTCTGGGCCTCCACGCCCTGCGCCGCGTCGACCACCAGTATCGCCCCCTCGCAGGCCGCGAGAGAGCGTGATACCTCGTAGGAGAAGTCGACGTGTCCCGGCGTATCGATAAGATTCATAATATATTCGCCGCCGTCCTGCGCCCTGTATTTCATTCGCACGGGAACGGACTTTATCGTAATGCCGCGTTCGCGTTCGATGTCGAGCCTGTCAAGCAGCTGCGCCTTCATGTTGCGTTTTTCTATCGTGCCCGTCGCCTCGAGCAGCCGGTCCGAAAGCGTGGACTTCCCGTGGTCGACGTGGGCGATGATGCTGAAGTTCCTGATATTTTCCAATTTCATTCGCGTAAATTCACTCCCTCAAATTCACACTGTATTTTATCCGATAATGGCGGTGCAGGGCAATGTATAATTTTCTCAACATAGATGTTAAAATACAAAGGCGGCCTCAGGGAGCCGCCGATTAAGCGTGCCGCCGAGAGTCGAGCCGTGTTCTGCCGCGAAGATAAGGGATTTTTTCTCTTCTTTGCCGCCTCTCGGGCGTTTTTAATTGGCGAAAGAGACGTTCCCGCTTTGCGGAACATCTGTAATTTTATCGGAGTTACCACCCTGTACCGCGAAATTTTCTACGAAAGTATGGACTGCGAATGGCGGATAATAAACGGCACTTTATACATAACACCGATATTGGACAGAATTTTTTGATCGACAGAGGCGTGGTCGAATTTATATTGAAGCGGTCGGCGCCGACGGCGGAGGATGTGGTGCTGGAGATCGGACCCGGCGACGGCGTCCTCACGCGCGGCCTGCTTTCGACACCGCTTAAGGCGCTCTATTCCGTCGAGGTGGACGAACGGTTACGCGAGGGGCTCGATAAGATCGCCGCGCGCGACGGGCGCTGCACCTGTTTTTGGGGCGACGCGGTGCAGTTCGACTACGTGCGCGCGCTGCCGGAGCCGCCGACCAAGATCATCGCAAACCTGCCCTACCATATAACGACGCCGCTGATGTGGGCCTTCCTCGAACAGCTGGTCCCCGCGAAGACGGATTACATGCTGCTGATGGTGCAGCTTGAATCGGCGGAGCGCATCGCATCGCCCGCCGGACACCGCGAATGTTCGCCGCTGGGGATCACCGTCGAGGCGATGGGCAGCGCCGAGATCGTGAGAAAGATCCCCCCTACGGCCTTCAACCCGCAGCCGCGTGTGAACTCCGCGCTCATCGAAATAAAGATAGAGAAAAATAGGGTGCTGGCGAACGACAGGACCTGGCGTGGGCTGCTCGCGCGCTCATTCACTCAGCGCCGCAAGACCCTCGCGAACAACTGGGCGGTCGGTTACAGCGGAAGCGGCGTGACGCGCGAAAGAGCCTTCGAGATACTGGCGGCGCACGGTTTGAAACCGACGGCGCGCGCGGAGGAACTTACGCTCGATAAATGGTTTGCGCTTGCGGAGGTCCCGGATTTTCGCCTGAAAAACAAAAACAGCGGAGAATAGGTGGATAAATATGTCATGGAATCTTAACAAAGTCATCGTCAGCCAAAACGACGGACTGCCCGTCGACTGGCGCGAAATGTCGCCCTCCGGGCGTATATTTGTCGAGATCGGCTTCGGCAACGGGGAGTTCCTCGAGTATCTTGCCCGCAGCAACCCCGAGGTGCTCATCGTTGGCATCGAGGTCTCGCAGTGGTGCGCCGCGAAGGGTGCGCGCCGGATACTCGCTGCCGGATATGAAAACGCGCGTGTGATGCACGGGGATGCCCGCTTCCTGCTGAGGCACTGTTTTGCGCCGGAGAGCGTGGAGCGCGTCTACATGAATTTCCCCTGCCCCTGGCCGAAGACGAGGCACGCCTCGCGCCGCGTCACGGTGCCATCATTCTCCGACCTGATGAACTATCTTATCAGCCCTGGCGGGAGCTTTGAGCTTGCCACCGACGTTGACTGGTACGCGCAGGAGACGGCGGAGGTGTTCTCCGTCAATCCAGCCTTCCGCGCCGACCCGGTGGAGATAAATCCAATCCGCCCCTATGTGACCAAGTACGAGCGGAAGTGGAAGGCGATGGGAAAGGATACGTGGCATCTGACGATACACAAGGATACGGAACTTACGGAAAAGCCCGAGGGAGAGGATGACTGGCCGATGGAATGTGAAGCGTCGACAAAGAAAAGCGTGAAGGAAGTTATAGATTCGCTGAAAGACTGTGAGGGCGAGGGGGTCGGCGGCAGGGGCCACTGGGTCTTCCGCGACGCCTTTCTCTCAGACGGCGGCGTCGGCCTGCTGCTGGTGATCACGGCTGACGAGGGATTTGAACAGCACTTCTACCTCAAGGTGATCCCAAACCCGCGCGGCGTTACGATAAAGGTCGACTCGGTGGGGCATCCATACCGGACGCCCGCGATGAGGGCGGCGCTGCTTAAGGCGTTAGCCGCCGCGGAGCAGCAGTAACCCTTCCTTAAAACTTATTGATATACAAATTAAAGAGAGGGCGCGTCACCGAGGCTGTGCCCTCTCTTTTTCTTTATTCTTATCATTCTATCTATTTTTTGAGCAGCCGCCTGCCTGTGTACAGGATGGTGACGATCCACGGCAGAAAGGCGACGACGTTCAGCGTAGCCTGCAGCCCGACGATATCGGCGATAACGCCTACGGGAGTGACGAAGAGATTTGCGATCCCCCATGAGACTCCGTTGGAGAGCGAACTTACCATACTGCGGGAATCTGGGCAGCGCCTCTGGGCCATCGCGGTCGTGACCGGCGTGCTGGCCTGCAAAAAGGCGAACCCCACCATCAACGAAATCAGACAGAGGAGGCTTGAATCATGAAGGCCGACGATGAGAAAGACGGGAGAGATTGCGAGCGCCCCAAAAAGCACCCTTTCGTCGCCGATCACATCGGCGAGCTTTCCTCCCGCCACGCCCGCTAGCGTAGCCGAGAGCGTGGCGGCGAAAAGCGTCATGCCGCCCATCGCGATGCTGCTGCCGCGCGTGATGAGAAGCGTCGGCAGGAATATTTTGATCGACTGGAAAACGGCGTCGCGCACACTTGTTATTGAGACGATCCATCCGACCTTGGAGATCAGATAGCGCAGATTTTCAAAGAAATGCTGACGGGGTCTGGCGCTCATCTCCAGTAACTCATCCTCCGTGCGCGCCTCCATGTGCCGCCAGAGATAGAGGCAGATAAGCGCTACTGCGGGAATGACGGCGATGGGAAAAAGGGGTTTGCCCAGCATCGAAATCATGAAGACGACATATATCGGCCCGACGGCGCTGCCGAAGCTGCCGCTGGCCTGAAAGAGCGAAAGATAAAAGGCGAGGGCGTTTCCGCCGGCCGCCGCGCCGCACCTGCCGGTACCCTGCGGATGAAAGAGCGACGTTCCCACGCTCATCATGCCGACAAAGATAAAGGAGGTACCGTAACTCGGAGCCAGAGGCAGTAAAGAGGCTCCTATTACCGACAGCAGCGGCCCCCATACCGCGAACCAGGGACGCCGCAGCTTATCCGCGATAAAGCCGAACATCGGCTGCCCGAATATATTCGTGAGGCCGAAGAGGGCGTTGAGAAAACCTGCCTGACTCATCGTCAGAGAGATAGACTTTGCGAGCATCGGGATCACCGTGGGCAGGGCCGTAGAATGCATATCGTTCAGACCGTGCAGGAAAATCACGCCGAAAAGGGTTTTTTTATCTTGTGCCGAAATGGGAGAGTTCGTACGCTTGGTGCTCATAATGTAAAAATTCCTCCAATATCTCTATGTACAGTGAACATGTTCACTATTATACTCTTTGCATGAGCCGTTGTGGGGGGATGACCGTGAAAGAAATGAGACCGACGACCGGCAAGGTGATGCTGGCGCTCTTCAATATACTGGGAAACATCCACGGCAGGAGCTTCCTCGACCTCTTCTCCGGCAGCGGCCAGATGGCGCTGGCGGCGGCGAAAAAGGGTGCGGAGCCGGTGGTCTCCGTCGAATCCGAGCGGAAGCGCCACGCGGAGATCGTGAAAAAGGCGCCGCCCTCCGTGAAATGTCTCTGCTTTGACGTGCGGCGCGCCGTTGCGCGCTTTGCGAAAAACGGTGAAGAATTCGATATAATATTTGCCGACCCGCCCTACAGTTTGGGCTGGGGAGAGGAATTTCCCAAGCTGATGGCGGCGAACGAGAGGATCTTAGCGCCAGGCGGCGTTATAATCTTTGAACATTCCGAAGAGGAAGAGCCCGCCGCGATGGACGAAACGAAGTGGGAGCGCGAGGACAGAAGATAC is drawn from Cloacibacillus porcorum and contains these coding sequences:
- the rsmA gene encoding 16S rRNA (adenine(1518)-N(6)/adenine(1519)-N(6))-dimethyltransferase RsmA, which gives rise to MADNKRHFIHNTDIGQNFLIDRGVVEFILKRSAPTAEDVVLEIGPGDGVLTRGLLSTPLKALYSVEVDERLREGLDKIAARDGRCTCFWGDAVQFDYVRALPEPPTKIIANLPYHITTPLMWAFLEQLVPAKTDYMLLMVQLESAERIASPAGHRECSPLGITVEAMGSAEIVRKIPPTAFNPQPRVNSALIEIKIEKNRVLANDRTWRGLLARSFTQRRKTLANNWAVGYSGSGVTRERAFEILAAHGLKPTARAEELTLDKWFALAEVPDFRLKNKNSGE
- the trmB gene encoding tRNA (guanosine(46)-N7)-methyltransferase TrmB, which produces MSWNLNKVIVSQNDGLPVDWREMSPSGRIFVEIGFGNGEFLEYLARSNPEVLIVGIEVSQWCAAKGARRILAAGYENARVMHGDARFLLRHCFAPESVERVYMNFPCPWPKTRHASRRVTVPSFSDLMNYLISPGGSFELATDVDWYAQETAEVFSVNPAFRADPVEINPIRPYVTKYERKWKAMGKDTWHLTIHKDTELTEKPEGEDDWPMECEASTKKSVKEVIDSLKDCEGEGVGGRGHWVFRDAFLSDGGVGLLLVITADEGFEQHFYLKVIPNPRGVTIKVDSVGHPYRTPAMRAALLKALAAAEQQ
- a CDS encoding MFS transporter, with amino-acid sequence MSTKRTNSPISAQDKKTLFGVIFLHGLNDMHSTALPTVIPMLAKSISLTMSQAGFLNALFGLTNIFGQPMFGFIADKLRRPWFAVWGPLLSVIGASLLPLAPSYGTSFIFVGMMSVGTSLFHPQGTGRCGAAAGGNALAFYLSLFQASGSFGSAVGPIYVVFMISMLGKPLFPIAVIPAVALICLYLWRHMEARTEDELLEMSARPRQHFFENLRYLISKVGWIVSITSVRDAVFQSIKIFLPTLLITRGSSIAMGGMTLFAATLSATLAGVAGGKLADVIGDERVLFGALAISPVFLIVGLHDSSLLCLISLMVGFAFLQASTPVTTAMAQRRCPDSRSMVSSLSNGVSWGIANLFVTPVGVIADIVGLQATLNVVAFLPWIVTILYTGRRLLKK
- a CDS encoding RsmD family RNA methyltransferase codes for the protein MRPTTGKVMLALFNILGNIHGRSFLDLFSGSGQMALAAAKKGAEPVVSVESERKRHAEIVKKAPPSVKCLCFDVRRAVARFAKNGEEFDIIFADPPYSLGWGEEFPKLMAANERILAPGGVIIFEHSEEEEPAAMDETKWEREDRRYGGTVLSFYSRRNNDD